The following coding sequences are from one Capsicum annuum cultivar UCD-10X-F1 chromosome 3, UCD10Xv1.1, whole genome shotgun sequence window:
- the LOC107861752 gene encoding NADH-quinone oxidoreductase subunit B 1, which yields MALLRRLSTAATSRRPALISSSALHIHTAASSAPAEVGTPQPPSPRPSSPPALPKAAEYVISKVDDLMNWARRGSIWPMTFGLACCAVEMMHTGAARYDLDRFGVIFRPSPRQSDCMIVAGTLTNKMAPALRRVYDQMPEPRWVISMGSCANGGGYYHYSYSVVRGCDRIVPVDIYVPGCPPTAEALLYGILQLQKKIHRRKDFLHWWTS from the exons ATGGCTCTTTTACGGAGACTATCTACAGCAGCAACTTCTCGTCGTCCTGCTTTAATCTCCTCTTCCGCTCTGCATATTCACACTGCTGCATCCTCAGCTCCGGCGGAAGTCGGAACTCCACAGCCTCCGTCGCCGAGACCGTCGTCTCCGCCGGCGTTGCCTAAGGCGGCGGAATATGTGATTTCAAAGGTGGATGACCTGATGAATTGGGCTCGACGTGGATCAATATGGCCGATGACTTTCGGACTGGCTTGTTGTGCTGTGGAGATGATGCATACAGGTGCGGCTAGGTATGATTTGGACCGGTTCGGTGTTATATTCCGGCCCAGCCCGAGACAGTCTGATTGCATGATCGTTGCTGGTACTCTTACTAATAAGATGGCTCCCGCCTTGCGAAG GGTATATGATCAGATGCCGGAACCGAGGTGGGTGATATCGATGGGGAGCTGTGCAAATGGAGGTGGTTATTACCACTACTCATACTCAGTAGTGAGGGGCTGTGATAGGATTGTTCCTGTTGATATTTATGTACCTGGTTGTCCTCCCACTGCTGAGGCATTGCTCTATGGTATTTTGCAGCTTCAGAAGAAAATTCACCGCAGAAAAGATTTTCTTCATTGGTGGACCAGTTAA